In Mangifera indica cultivar Alphonso chromosome 1, CATAS_Mindica_2.1, whole genome shotgun sequence, a single genomic region encodes these proteins:
- the LOC123209711 gene encoding cytochrome P450 71D9-like, with translation MEFIFPSLSISLSFLLFVFMVMKICRRYKINDGSRNFPPGPSKLPFIGNLHQLVAMGSQPHRALRDLAQKYGPLMHLQLGEISTIVVSSPEYAEQVMKTHDAIFASRPYNEAVSIISYDNNGIVFSPYGDYWRKIKKICTLELLSPKQVQSFRSLREEEVSDLVNSIASKAGTVINLTEAIFSSSFGVTSRAAFGKTCKDKESFIAVVKESTKLIAGFNIPDLFPSIKLLQSISGIKSKLKKLHQEGERILENIVNEHKMSYKSEGDKGLVDALLKLHENGDPQFSLSPNNIKAIIFDIFGAGSETSATVIDWAFCEMIKNPKLMRKAQVEVREVLNEEGKVEETGISDMKFLKLLIKETMRLHTPVPLLIPRECGENCEINGFNIPAKSRVIVNAWAIGRDPKFWTEPESFKPERFIDSAIDYRGTHFEFIPFGAGRRICPGISFGMANVELTLAKLLYHFDWKLPDGMKNKDLDMTESFGVSMKRKDDLCLIPVPYHP, from the exons ATGGAGTTCATATTCCCCTCTTTGTCAATTTCTCTCAGCTTTCTTCTCTTCGTCTTCATGGTGATGAAAATTTGTAGAAGGTATAAAATCAATGATGGGAGTCGAAATTTCCCTCCTGGGCCGTCGAAATTACCTTTCATTGGAAATCTCCACCAGCTTGTTGCTATGGGGTCTCAGCCTCATCGTGCACTAAGAGATTTGGCACAGAAATATGGACCCCTTATGCACCTACAGCTGGGAGAAATTTCTACTATTGTTGTTTCTTCGCCAGAGTACGCTGAACAAGTGATGAAAACTCATGACGCCATATTTGCCTCAAGGCCTTATAATGAAGCAGTGAGTATCATATCTTACGACAATAACGGTATAGTCTTTTCACCATATGGTGATTACTGgagaaagataaagaaaatttgtaCTTTGGAGCTTTTAAGCCCGAAACAAGTTCAATCTTTTCGATCTTTAAGAGAAGAAGAGGTTTCTGATCTCGTAAATTCGATTGCTTCGAAAGCAGGAACAGTAATTAACCTCACTGAAGCAATTTTCTCGTCATCATTTGGTGTCACTTCAAGGGCAGCTTTTGGAAAAACTTGCAAAGATAAAGAATCATTCATAGCGGTTGTCAAAGAATCTACAAAACTGATAGCAGGTTTTAATATCCCCGATTTGTTTCCTTCCATCAAACTGCTCCAATCTATCAGTGGAATCAAGTCAAAACTTAAGAAGCTGCATCAAGAAGGTGAGAGAATACTTGAAAACATTGTCAATGAACATAAGATGTCATACAAGAGTGAAGGAGACAAAGGTCTGGTTGATGCTCTCCTAAAGCTTCATGAGAACGGTGATCCTCAATTTTCTTTAAGTCCCAATAACATTAAAGCTATAATTTTT GATATTTTTGGTGCTGGAAGTGAAACATCTGCTACTGTAATTGATTGGGCATTTTGTGAGAtgataaaaaatccaaaactgATGAGAAAGGCACAAGTTGAGGTAAGGGAAGTGTTAAACGAAGAAGGGAAGGTTGAAGAAACAGGCATTAGTGACATGAAGTTCTTGAAGCTATTAATAAAAGAGACTATGAGATTACATACTCCCGTCCCTCTGTTAATTCCAAGGGAATGCGGAGAAAATTGTGAGATCAATGGATTCAACATACCTGCCAAATCCAGAGTGATTGTTAATGCATGGGCTATCGGAAGGGATCCAAAATTTTGGACTGAACCTGAAAGCTTTAAACCAGAGAGGTTTATTGATAGTGCTATTGACTATAGGGGGACTCATTTCGAATTCATCCCATTTGGTGCTGGAAGGAGGATATGCCCAGGAATTTCATTCGGCATGGCCAACGTTGAGCTTACTCTGGCAAAGTTGCTATACCATTTTGACTGGAAACTTCCCGATGGAATGAAGAATAAAGATTTGGACATGACTGAGTCATTTGGTGTCAgcatgaaaagaaaagatgatttatgcttgATTCCCGTTCCTTATCATCCATAG